Part of the Aquabacterium sp. NJ1 genome, ACAACTGGCCCAGGTGCGCGCCCAGATCGAACGCGAAGCCAGCACCGAACTGGCAGCAGCCAGGGCGGCCCGCCAACGCGGCGCCATCGATGAAGCCAGCCAGCATGACCTGGCGGTGCTGGCCTTGCAGCCGGACAACGAAGCCGCTGCCGACGCGCTGCGCGCCATCGAGCGCGAGCACAACAAGCGCGAGCATCTGGGGCGCTATGCCCGAGTGACCCTGGGCAGCCGTTCGAACAAGGACAGCCTGCAGACGGGCGGCCAGGCAGCCACCGCCTTGTCGGCCCAACGCAATGACCTGGAGCACGCCGCCTTGCTGGCGGGCCAGGGTGAATTCGATGACGCCATCAGCCTGCTGAACCAGCGCCTGAAGGCCCGCCCGCAAGACGCCGCAGCCAAGGAGCAACTGGCCGACATCTACTTTGCCCAGGCCGAAGCCCTGGCGCCACGTGACAAGGAAGGGGCCATCGCGGCATTGAGGAAGTGCCTGCAATTGCAGCCCCGCTACGCCGCGGCCCGCAGCCGCCTGGCGCAGCTCACTGCAAAGCCTTGACCTTTTCCTTCAAGGCGATGGCCTTTTGCCGCTCCAGCCGGGCGGTGTCATTGCCCGGGTCCAGCTCCAGCACCTTGCTCCAGTTGGCGATGGCACCATCCAGATCCTGGCGTGCCAGCGAGGCCCGCGCCTTCTGGGTGTGTTGCTCGATCAACTTCTTGCGTTGCGCCTCGGCCTTGGCTTTGGCCGCCGCAGCCGTGTCCACCGACGGGGCGGGCTCGGCCACGGCAGGCGCAGGCACTGGGGCGGGCACGGACGCCGCCGCAGCCGGTGCGGGTGCCGGGGGGGCCACGGGCACAATGGGAGCAGCAGGCACCACCACCGGCGCAGGTGCCGCCGCAGCGGGTGGTGCCTGCCGGGCCGGCCTGGGCGCCGGCTTGGCCACCGGGCGGGCCGGTTCGCGCTCCTCCACCGCAGGCGCGCGGCCTGGCACCCGGATCACCTGCCCACCTGCCAGCTGTTTCGGCACCTTGATGTCGTTGTAGCGCGCCAGGCCGTAGAACAGGTAGATGTCACCCATGTAGTGCCCGGCGATCCTCGACAGGGACTCGCCCGGCTTGACCGTATAGCTGAAGGATTCGCGCCCGAACAGGGTCAGGGGGTCCAGGTTCAGCTGCCGCAGCAGGCTCAAAGCCAGCTTGTTGTTCGGGTCCAGGCCCATGGCCTTGCGCAACAAGGCACGGGCCTCGTCCTCATGGCCATCCTCCAGTTCCTCGACCGCGGCCTGGGCCTCCTTCTGGGCCTGCACCTGCGCAGCTGCGCTGGGCGGGGCACTGGGCGCGGCGGGCTCAGGCGGCCCCATCTGCGCCCCGGCGGGCGGCGCCTGCAACACCGGCTCGGCCGCCGGTTTGTGAGACGCGCAGGCAACGACCAGCCCGGCCAGACCGATGACGGCGGCCCGTGCTCCCCAGGCCCGCCAGATTGATGGAGTTGCTTGCATAGTGCTGTCCATTTTGCAGCGATTCCGTCAAATTCATGCGCTACGCTTTGAGCGCGATCAGATGGTCGCCTGCAAAAAAGCCTTGACCTTCCCCCCGTGTCAGGGTTCATAGTAGCCAAATACCTTCGATCCGACACCTCTGTTGCACCACGCCATGCCGTTTCGCCCCAGCCTTCACCACCAGCGCCGCTTCTGCGGCCTGATGCTGTTGCTGTGGCTGTTCGCGGTGCTCAGTGGCACGGTCAACGCCTGCGTGCTGGCACAAACCGCCCAGCCCGCCCACCATGAACATGCAGGGCACGCGCTTGCCCATGACGCCGTCGCGGGCATGGCCCACGAGCATGCGGATGACGCGGTGGACGAGCACGCGGATGAGCATGCGGCTGACCACGCAGATGCGCAGGCGGCCCACCACCACGCCGACGCGCACCTGGCGTGCCACAAGTTCTGCCAGGACGAAGCCCGCACCCTGCCCCCCAACAAGCACCTGGATGGCGCCGACTTCACGCCCATCCTGCTGCTGTACGGCAGCCCCCTGCTGCCCGAGGTGACGGCCCCCCAGCCTGTCGCCCAAGCGCCGCAACGGCCCCCCGCCCACGGCCCGCCCCTGGTCATACGCCTTCTGCGTCTGGCCCTATGACACCACCCGGCAACTGATCTGGTGCGAGTTCGTTCGCGCCAGCGGTTGCCTTTTGCATGGCTCCTCGCGGTCTGACCGCGACCGGGGCCATTCGCCGTGCCCCTGGTGCCCCTCCCGTCCTGCTGATGCCCGCATGCCCTGCCGTGCGCTCCACCGCCTCGCCATCATGAGCAACCGCCCGTTGAACCCCCTACCGCGCCAGACTGCCCGGCTGTGGTGGCCCCTGCTGACCCTGCTGTTGACCCTGGGTGGCCAGCGCGCGCACGCCCAGGATGCGCCCTCCAACGTGACCAGTGCGCAAGCCACCGACCTGGCCAGTGCCCTGAGCCGGGCCAGCGCACGCGACCCCCAGGCCGCCCAGTTGAGCGCACGACTGAACCAGGCCCAGGCCGCGCTCGACATCGCGCACAACCTCACCCCCGGCCCCGCCGCCGTGTCGCTCAACCACCTGAGCGACCGCCTGCAACGTGACCAGGGCCGCCGCGAGTGGGAGGTCGAGCTCGCCACCCCGCTGTGGCTGCCGGGCCAGCAAGGCGCCAGCCAGCGCCAGGCCGAACGCGCCCTGGCTGAGCTGCAAGCCCGCCTGGCCCTGCGCCAGCTGGAACTGGCCGGCGAGCTGCGCAACAGCTGGTGGCAACTCGCGTCAGCCCGCGCCGCACGCGAACTGGCCCAGCAACGCCTGCAAACCGCCACCGCCCTGGAACAAACCGTGCAGCGCCGCTACCAAAGCGGCGACGTGGCCCGCGTGGACGCCAACCTCGCCCGCACCGAACGCCTGAGCGCGCAAGCCGAGGCGCTGGAGGCGGACACCACCTTGCTGCAAGCGCAGCAGGCCTACAGCGGCCTCACCGGCCTGCCCCCGCCAACGGCCCTGCCACCCGAAGCCGCGCCCACCCTGCCCTCAGCCGGCCAAACTGCCCCCGAAACCCGCGCTGATCACCCCCAATGGCTCGCCCTGCAAAGCGCCGTGGCACTGGCCAACAGCCGGCTGGCCCTGGTGGACAGCAGCCGCCGTGACGCGCCCGAACTGGCGCTGCGCTGGACCACACAACGCAGCGACGCCTTCAGCCCGTCTGATCAGGCCATCGGCGTCAAACTCACCGTGCCACTGTCATCGGGCGACCGCGTGCGCCAGGAGAGCGCTGGCGCGCGCGCCGACCTGGCTCAAGCCGAACGTGAGCTGGCCATGCTCGGCACCCAGCTGGACCAAGCCCTGCAACGCGCCAGGAGCGAACTGGCCACCGCCCAGACCCAGCTCGAGCTGGCCACCACGCGCTGCGAGCTGACCACAGACAACCTGAAGCTCGCCCAACGCGCCTTCGACCTGGGCGAGCAAGACCTGCCCACCCTGCTGCGCGCCCGCAGCGCCGACCACGAGGCGCAAGCCTGGCTCACCCGCCAGCGCATCGCCTACCAGGCCGCCGTGTCGCACCTTCAACAAGCCCGAGGCCTGCTGCCGCAACCGGCCACCGCCGAGCCCGCCCAGGCACAGCCCACCCCGTCTCAGCCGAACACGCCTCAACCATGAAGCCCCTTGCACACACGCCCTCCACCGCCATCGCGGCGCCCACCCTGCGCATGTGGCCGCATCCTGGCTGGCCCGCCCAGGCTGCGCTGCTGGCCCTGATCGTGGCCCTGAGCCTGACCTTGACCAGTGCCCCAGCCTGGTCCCATGGCGGCGAAGACCACGGTGATGCGCCCGCCCTCAGCACACCCACCCAGCAAGCCCCCCGTGCCAGTGCCCAGACCGACAGCTTCGAGCTGGTGGCCGTGCTGAACCAGGGCGATGCACCTCAAGCCCCCACCTTGACCATCTACCTGGACAAGGTCGACACCAACGAGCCTGTGGACCAGGCCAGCATCGACGTGGAAAGCGGGGCATTCAAGGCCAGCGCCAAGCCCGTGGCGCCCGGTGTCTACAGCGTGCCCGCCGCCGCGCTGGCCAAGCCCGGCCGCTACCCGCTGACCTTCACCGTGCAAAGCGCCGATAACGCCGACCTGCTGGATGCCACGCTGGTCACCACGCCGCATGGGGCCACGGCAGGCCATGAAGCCGATGAAGCCCATGACCACGCCCCCCAGGCCAGCGCCCTCTCCGCCCTCCGCGCACGCTGGCCCTGGCTGGCTGCTGGCGCCACCTTGCTGATTGCAGCCGCGTGGCTGGGTCGCCGACTGAAAGAAAGCCGCACATGAACAAGCTGCGCCCCCGCCCCCACCAAACTGGTGCCCTGGCCTTGCTCGCCCTGGCCGCTTTCATCTGGACGCCGCTCGCCCAAGCCCACGGCGACGAGCCCCACGACGATCAGCCCCCACCCAGGGCCGCCGCCCCTTTATCGAATGCCGCGTTGAAAGACAGCACCGCCCCGCAACGCCTGCCCGATGGCAGCCTGTGGGTGCCCAAACCCGCCCAGCACCAGCTCGGCCTGCGCACCCAAGCCGCCCAGGTGCAGCGCCATGCCATCGCGCTCGAACTCAATGGCAAGGTGCTGCCCGACCCCAATGCCGGCGGCCGTGTGCAAGCCACCCAGGCCGGCCGCATCGAAGCCGGCCCATCAGGCCTGCCCATGCTGGGCGCCACCGTGCGCAAAGGCCAGGTGCTGGCTTATCTGCGGCCCGTCGCCAGCAGCCTGGAGCGCGGCAACCAGCAAGCCACCCTGGCTGACCTGGAGGCGCAATACGCCGTGGCCGAGCGCAAGCTGGCCCGTTATGCGCAGCTGGAAGGCAGCATCCCGCAAAAGGACATCGATGCCGCCCGCATCGAGCGCGACGCCTTGCGCCAACGCCGCGAGGCCGTGCGCAACAGCGTCAGCCAACCCGAAGCGCTGACCGCACCGGTCAACGGCGTGCTCGCGGCCAGCCACGTGGTGCTCGGCCAGGTGGTCGACGCCCGCGAGCTGCTGTTCGACATCGTCGACCCCACGCGCCTGATGGTCGAAGCCCTGGTCTACGACCCCGCGCAGACCACAGGCCTGAGCGAGGCCAGTGCCGTGGTACCCGGCGGCGAGGTCGCCCTGCGCTTTGCCGGCGGCGGCCAGCAATTGCGTGACCAGGCCATGCCCGTGCTGTTTCGCGTGATGCGCAGCACCGCCCCGCTGGCCGTGGGCCAGACGCTGGCCATCACGGCACGCGGCCAGCAGACCGTGGAAGGTGTGGCCATCCCGCGCAGTGCCCTGGTACGCCGCCCCAGTGGCGACACCATCGTGTGGCGCCATGACGCACCCGAACGTTTTAGCGCACGCGTGGTCCGTTTCGTGCCGCTGGATGCCGAGCGCGTGGTAGTGACCCAAGGCCTGCAAGCCCATGACCGCGTCGTGACCCAGGGCGCCAGCCTGCTGGCCCAGGTGCGTTGAGCATTGAGGACACCCCATGTTTGACGCCCTCATCCACACCAGCCTGCGCCAGCGCCTGATCGTGCTGGCCCTGGCCTTGCTGCTGGTGCTCTACGGCAGCTTCACGGCCAGCCAGATGCCCGTTGACGTCTTTCCGGACCTCAACAAACCCACCGTCACGCTGATGACCGAAGCCGGCGGCATGGCCCCGGAAGAAGTCGAGCAACTCGTCACCCTGCCGATTGAGACCAGCCTCAACGGCATGCCCGGCGTGACACGGGTGCGCTCGGTCTCGGGCATTGGCCTGTCTGTGATCAACGTCGAGTTCGACTGGGGCTCGGACATCTACCTCAACCGCCAGCAGGTCAACGAACGGCTCGGCCTGGTGCGCGAGCAACTGCCCGCCGGCATCACGCCGCAACTGGGCCCCATCTCGTCCATCATGGGCGAGGTCCTGCTGATCGCCCTGCCCGCCGACCCGGCCAAGCTCAGCCCGATGCAGGCACGCGAGTACGCCGACTGGGTCATGCGCCCACGCTTGCTGACCGTGCCCGGCGTGGCCCAGGTCATCCCCATTGGCGGCGAGGTGCGCCAGTACCGCGTCGAGGTCAAGCCCGAGCAGCTGCGTGCCCTGGGCATCCAGCGCGAACAGGTGACCGCTGCGCTGCAGGCTTTTGGCACCAACACCAGCGGTGGCTTCCTGCCCTCGCAAGGCCGCGAATACCTGGTGCGCCAGCTGGGCCACACCAGCCGCATCGAAGACCTGCAACGCGTCGTGGTGGGCTCGCACAATGGCCAGCCCATCTTGCTGATGCAGGTGGCCGACGTGCGCATCGCCGCCGCCACCAAACGCGGCGATGCCAGCTACCAGGGCAAGCCCGCCGTGATCCTGTCGGTGCAAAAGCAACCCGGCGCCGACAGCGTGCGCGTCACACACGATGTCGAGCAGGCTTTGAAGGACCTGGCCCGCTCGCGCCCTGCCGGCGTGGCCGAGCCGCGCTTCCTGTTCAAGCAGGCCGACTTCATCACCCACTCGGTCAACAACGTGGAAGAAGCCTTGCGCGATGGCGCCGTGCTGGTGGCCATCGTGCTGTTCATGTTCCTGCTCAATGTGCGCACCACGCTGATCTCGCTGAGTGCGATCCCGCTGTCGCTGCTGGTCACCGCGCTGGTCTTCCACTTCATGGGCCTGTCGATCAACACCATGACGCTGGGCGGCCTGGCCATTGCCATTGGCGAGCTGGTGGACGACGCGGTGGTGGGCGTGGAAAACGTGCTGCGCCGCCTGCAGCTCAACCGCCAGGCCACCGAGCCCAAGCCCGTGGCCGAGGTGATCGCGCAAGCCACGCTGGAAGTGCGCTCGGCCATCGTCTACGCCACGCTGATCATCGTGCTGGTGTTCGTGCCGCTGTTCGCGCTGCCGGGCATCGAGGGGCGCTTCTTCTCGCCGCTGGGCGTGGCCTACATCGTGTCCATCCTGGCCAGCATGCTGGTGTCGCTCACGGTCACACCCGTGCTGGCGTATTACCTCTTGCCCAAGCTGCTCAAAGGGCCAGGCCAGGACACCCACGACACGCCACTCGTGCGCCAGCTCAAGCGCCTCAACACCCGCGTGCTGCACTGGGCCTTTGCGCATGGCCGCACGCTGCTGGCCTTGTCCGCCCTGGCCGCCATCACGGCCGTGGCCTCGCTGGCCTGGATGCCGCGCGCCTTTCTGCCGCCTTTCAACGAAGGCACGCTGACCATCAGCCTGCTGCTCAACCCCGGCACCTCGCTGGCCGAATCCGATCAGGTTGGCACCCTGGCCGAGCAGTTGATCGCCAGCGTGCCCGAGGTCGTGCAAGTGGGCCGCCGCACCGGCCGTGCCGAGCAGGACGAACACGCA contains:
- a CDS encoding LysM peptidoglycan-binding domain-containing protein translates to MQATPSIWRAWGARAAVIGLAGLVVACASHKPAAEPVLQAPPAGAQMGPPEPAAPSAPPSAAAQVQAQKEAQAAVEELEDGHEDEARALLRKAMGLDPNNKLALSLLRQLNLDPLTLFGRESFSYTVKPGESLSRIAGHYMGDIYLFYGLARYNDIKVPKQLAGGQVIRVPGRAPAVEEREPARPVAKPAPRPARQAPPAAAAPAPVVVPAAPIVPVAPPAPAPAAAASVPAPVPAPAVAEPAPSVDTAAAAKAKAEAQRKKLIEQHTQKARASLARQDLDGAIANWSKVLELDPGNDTARLERQKAIALKEKVKALQ
- a CDS encoding TolC family protein, translated to MSNRPLNPLPRQTARLWWPLLTLLLTLGGQRAHAQDAPSNVTSAQATDLASALSRASARDPQAAQLSARLNQAQAALDIAHNLTPGPAAVSLNHLSDRLQRDQGRREWEVELATPLWLPGQQGASQRQAERALAELQARLALRQLELAGELRNSWWQLASARAARELAQQRLQTATALEQTVQRRYQSGDVARVDANLARTERLSAQAEALEADTTLLQAQQAYSGLTGLPPPTALPPEAAPTLPSAGQTAPETRADHPQWLALQSAVALANSRLALVDSSRRDAPELALRWTTQRSDAFSPSDQAIGVKLTVPLSSGDRVRQESAGARADLAQAERELAMLGTQLDQALQRARSELATAQTQLELATTRCELTTDNLKLAQRAFDLGEQDLPTLLRARSADHEAQAWLTRQRIAYQAAVSHLQQARGLLPQPATAEPAQAQPTPSQPNTPQP
- a CDS encoding efflux RND transporter periplasmic adaptor subunit, producing the protein MNKLRPRPHQTGALALLALAAFIWTPLAQAHGDEPHDDQPPPRAAAPLSNAALKDSTAPQRLPDGSLWVPKPAQHQLGLRTQAAQVQRHAIALELNGKVLPDPNAGGRVQATQAGRIEAGPSGLPMLGATVRKGQVLAYLRPVASSLERGNQQATLADLEAQYAVAERKLARYAQLEGSIPQKDIDAARIERDALRQRREAVRNSVSQPEALTAPVNGVLAASHVVLGQVVDARELLFDIVDPTRLMVEALVYDPAQTTGLSEASAVVPGGEVALRFAGGGQQLRDQAMPVLFRVMRSTAPLAVGQTLAITARGQQTVEGVAIPRSALVRRPSGDTIVWRHDAPERFSARVVRFVPLDAERVVVTQGLQAHDRVVTQGASLLAQVR
- a CDS encoding efflux RND transporter permease subunit, which gives rise to MFDALIHTSLRQRLIVLALALLLVLYGSFTASQMPVDVFPDLNKPTVTLMTEAGGMAPEEVEQLVTLPIETSLNGMPGVTRVRSVSGIGLSVINVEFDWGSDIYLNRQQVNERLGLVREQLPAGITPQLGPISSIMGEVLLIALPADPAKLSPMQAREYADWVMRPRLLTVPGVAQVIPIGGEVRQYRVEVKPEQLRALGIQREQVTAALQAFGTNTSGGFLPSQGREYLVRQLGHTSRIEDLQRVVVGSHNGQPILLMQVADVRIAAATKRGDASYQGKPAVILSVQKQPGADSVRVTHDVEQALKDLARSRPAGVAEPRFLFKQADFITHSVNNVEEALRDGAVLVAIVLFMFLLNVRTTLISLSAIPLSLLVTALVFHFMGLSINTMTLGGLAIAIGELVDDAVVGVENVLRRLQLNRQATEPKPVAEVIAQATLEVRSAIVYATLIIVLVFVPLFALPGIEGRFFSPLGVAYIVSILASMLVSLTVTPVLAYYLLPKLLKGPGQDTHDTPLVRQLKRLNTRVLHWAFAHGRTLLALSALAAITAVASLAWMPRAFLPPFNEGTLTISLLLNPGTSLAESDQVGTLAEQLIASVPEVVQVGRRTGRAEQDEHAEGVHSSEIEADLKHSDRSREQIMADLRARLAALPAVVSIGQPISHRLDHLLSGVRAQIALKVYGDDLDTLRGLAADLQARLQAVPGLTDLQTEKQVLIPQLKIRIDYDAASRLGVAPGPLLRALQELIEGERIGQITQGARRFDLVMRLPDAGREASRLDQLLIETPTGHVPLSQLASVEEGDGPNQISRENARRRIVVSANTNGRDLSAVVADIRAVLAAQHLPEGYSTALEGQFQAQEQASQRMRWLSLISLSLIFMVLYSRYRSAVLAAIIMANIPLALVGSVIALWWSGQPLSVAALVGFITLTGVATRNGILKVSHYINLCRDEGETFGQALIVRGSLERLTPVWMTALVAAFALLPLLMSANAPGKEILHPVAVVIFGGLISATLLDTVLTPVMFWLWGRQPLERLLQARQDEAF